One segment of Erigeron canadensis isolate Cc75 chromosome 2, C_canadensis_v1, whole genome shotgun sequence DNA contains the following:
- the LOC122587088 gene encoding WAT1-related protein At3g02690, chloroplastic produces the protein MAFRSSSCHGASAVCYQIPSLPITTHRRFTKTHLPICLKFKRVSLKTRATTSSNSEPSSSEIECIGTGTDVECVVANSEGKQGGGAEYEISLSEKGSWSSLIQLVWEWGLVVSPFFFWGTAMVAMKEVLPTTGPLFVSWFRLIPSGLLLVSFAASRGKDFPSGFNAWFSIALFALVDATCFQGFLAKGLEKTSAGLGSVIIDSQPLTVAVLASLLFGESISIFGIAGLVLGIVGLALLELPAISFKENNFSLWGSGEWWMLLAAQSMAVGTVMVRWVSKYSDPVMATGWHMVLGGIPLAAVSILVHDPAVNGGLNELTTNDLFALLYTSVFGSAISYGLYFYNATRGSLTKLSSLTFLTPMFASVFGFLYLGETFSPVQLAGAVVTVAAIYMVNYKNAVK, from the exons ATGGCGTTCCGGAGCAGCAGCTGCCATGGTGCATCTGCCGTTTGCTATCAAATTCCATCGTTACCAATCACCACCCACCGCCGATTTACCAAAACCCACCTCCCGATTTGCCTGAAATTCAAAAGGGTTAGCCTGAAAACAAGGGCAACGACGTCTTCCAATTCAGAGCCAAGTAGCAGTGAAATCGAGTGTATTGGAACAGGAACAGATGTAGAATGTGTGGTAGCTAATTCCGAAGGAAAACAAGGAGGAGGAGCAGAATATGAAATATCATTATCCGAAAAAGGGTCTTGGTCTTCATTGATACAATTGGTATGGGAATGGGGTTTAGTCGTTTCTCCATTTTTCTTTTGGGGTACAGCTATGGTTGCTATGAAGGAAGTTTTGCCCACAACCGGCCCGCTTTTCGTATCATGGTTTCGCTTGATTCCTTCTGGATTACTTTTAGTTTCTTTTGCTGCTTCTCGTGGCAAAGATTTTCCATCTGGGTTCAATGCTTGGTTTTCTATTGCTCTTTTTGCTCTTGTTGATGCTACTTGTTTTCAG GGTTTTTTAGCAAAAGGATTGGAAAAGACGTCTGCTGGTCTTGGCAGT GTTATAATTGATTCACAGCCTTTGACAGTCGCTGTTCTTGCATCCTTGCTATTTGGTGAATCCATTAGTATATTTGGGATTGCAGGCCTTGTTCTTGGTATTGTAGGCCTTGCACTTCTTGAG CTACCTGCCATATCATTTAAAGAgaataatttttctttatggGGGAGCGGGGAATGGTGGATGCTTCTAGCAGCTCAAAGTATGGCTGTTGGTACAGTCATGGTGCGATGGGTTTCTAAATACTCGGATCCTGTTATGGCAACTGGATGG CACATGGTTCTTGGTGGGATTCCGCTAGCAGCAGTGTCGATTCTTGTTCATGATCCGGCTGTTAATGGAGGATTGAATGAGCTCACAACAAATGACCTTTTCGCGCTTTTGTATACCTCGGTTTTTGGCAGTGCTATCAGCTATGGCCTATACTTCTACAATGCTACAAGAG GTAGCTTGACAAAGCTTAGCTCTCTTACCTTTCTAACACCAATGTTCGCTTCAGTTTTTGG TTTCCTTTATCTTGGAGAGACCTTCTCACCTGTTCAGCTAGCAGGAGCTGTTGTTACTGTTGCTGCCATATATATGGTCAACTACAAGAACGCTGTCAAATGA
- the LOC122587087 gene encoding uncharacterized protein At1g65710-like — protein sequence MGGCCSKSTAATTMPLAPNDHESDLKSLPPPPPQHEKKKEIFVIKHRISHDDGTNATFNTTTTTSVYKEEEFDDDNQILQCGSGSGSGSRLSRSNSTTRLDNPSRKRSCRSNLSVDFDLNTRFDNLYYHHDVDDEHRAGRARGVSATRNGSSRSSSKERRISISPSRTTRRRSESPFRNLNTSIAGNSNPVKMVSVPATNKSCNFQEEVCVKRIHVKRNVSPAKARPTDLRVFTDQHHTDTREVDRLYYTRKSLVEIDNNSATSNQPGKRTRKLSRDMNLETQFDPSPGPPSYASLLLEDIHKFHQNNPNAATAASPAFVLPECVTKACSIMEAVSDLNSNTSSLCSEDRYKNLTMIEHQIKKDKPIESGTVVNGVSASAVGDQPHSQTELTSHNFKVRGLGGFKKDFMDYPSKGTTHGRRSAYSLPKTTTAALT from the coding sequence ATGGGTGGCTGCTGTAGTAAGAGCACCGCCGCTACCACGATGCCGCTGGCACCTAATGACCACGAATCCGACCTCAAATCTCTCCCCCCTCCTCCTCCTCAACatgagaagaagaaagaaatctTTGTCATCAAACACCGAATTAGTCATGATGATGGAACAAATGCAACTTTcaatactactactactactagtgtttataaagaagaagaatttgatgatgataatcAAATCTTACAATGTGGTAGTGGTAGTGGTAGTGGTAGTAGGCTTAGCCGGAGTAATTCCACCACCCGACTTGATAACCCTAGTCGAAAAAGGTCTTGTCGTTCCAATTTGAGTGTCGATTTCGATTTGAATACTCGTTTCGATAATCTTTATTACCAtcatgatgttgatgatgagcACCGGGCGGGTCGGGCTAGGGGGGTTTCTGCTACAAGGAACGGTAGTAGTAGGTCTAGTAGTAAAGAAAGGAGAATTAGCATATCTCCTAGTAGAACAACAAGAAGAAGATCTGAATCGCCTTTTCGTAATTTAAATACTAGTATAGCTGGAAATAGCAATCCGGTGAAAATGGTTTCAGTTCCTGCAACTAATAAGAGTTGTAATTTTCAAGAGGAAGTGTGTGTTAAGAGGATTCATGTGAAGCGAAATGTATCCCCTGCCAAGGCACGACCTACTGACCTTAGGGTTTTTACTGACCAACACCATACCGATACCAGGGAAGTTGATCGATTGTATTATACACGCAAATCATTGGTGGAGATTGACAACAACTCTGCAACATCTAATCAACCAGGTAAAAGAACCCGCAAGCTATCTCGCGACATGAATCTAGAAACACAGTTCGATCCTAGTCCAGGTCCACCTTCGTATGCAAGTTTGTTACTGGAGGATATCCacaaatttcatcaaaataaCCCTAATGCTGCCACTGCCGCCTCCCCTGCTTTTGTTCTTCCAGAATGTGTCACCAAGGCGTGCTCAATTATGGAGGCCGTGTCTGATCTCAATTCCAACACTAGTTCATTGTGTTCTGAGGACAGATATAAAAACCTAACTATGATTGAACATCAGATCAAAAAAGACAAACCTATAGAATCTGGGACGGTGGTTAATGGTGTTTCTGCTTCTGCTGTTGGAGACCAACCACACTCTCAAACCGAACTCACTTCTCACAACTTCAAAGTGAGAGGATTGGGTGGATTTAAGAAGGATTTCATGGATTATCCAAGCAAGGGAACAACGCATGGTCGTAGAAGTGCTTATTCTCTTCCCAAAACCACCACTGCAGCATTGACATAA